One segment of Halomonas sp. TD01 DNA contains the following:
- a CDS encoding YihY/virulence factor BrkB family protein yields the protein MLKKTIIFWWNVVQDATALWLERNAFSYAGSLAFYTLFSLAPTVIIAVTVIGVVLGEDAAQGQIVAQLQDTLGAEAAFAIEQAVAQSRIEESGILPTILGFVALLVGATTVFAQMQFSLNTIWGVTAKPTSNSAFIFIKNRLLSLTVVLSIGFILLVSLVLGVILRGMLHGAGNLLPYASLLTTSLESLISLAMVTLLFATIFKVLPDVVLHWQDVLIGAVVTSVLFTIGRSVIAIYLAYTATASTYGAAGSVVMILLWVYYSSLILLFGAAFTRSLLLRRGRPLVPRNSAVLVKRELV from the coding sequence ATGCTGAAAAAAACGATCATTTTTTGGTGGAACGTGGTTCAAGATGCAACGGCGTTATGGCTTGAACGAAATGCTTTCAGCTATGCAGGTTCATTAGCGTTTTACACACTGTTCTCTTTGGCGCCTACCGTTATTATAGCGGTAACGGTCATTGGCGTGGTGCTAGGTGAAGATGCTGCTCAAGGCCAAATTGTTGCACAACTCCAGGATACTTTAGGAGCTGAAGCAGCGTTCGCGATTGAGCAGGCTGTCGCCCAGTCACGCATCGAGGAGTCAGGTATCTTACCGACAATACTTGGCTTTGTGGCCTTGTTGGTGGGTGCCACGACCGTATTTGCACAGATGCAATTTTCGCTCAATACCATTTGGGGCGTTACTGCAAAGCCCACCTCAAATAGCGCGTTTATCTTCATAAAAAATCGTTTACTTTCCTTAACGGTCGTTTTGTCTATTGGCTTCATCCTACTGGTATCGTTAGTGCTGGGAGTCATCTTACGGGGTATGCTCCATGGAGCAGGTAATTTATTACCCTATGCCAGTTTATTAACCACATCGCTTGAGTCGCTAATCTCACTAGCGATGGTGACATTGTTGTTCGCTACTATTTTCAAGGTATTGCCAGATGTTGTTCTCCATTGGCAAGATGTGCTGATTGGCGCGGTAGTAACCTCTGTGCTGTTCACAATTGGGCGCAGCGTTATCGCTATATATTTGGCATATACCGCCACAGCGTCTACCTATGGCGCAGCGGGCTCTGTCGTCATGATTTTGCTATGGGTATATTACAGCTCATTAATTTTACTATTTGGCGCTGCTTTTACTCGCTCTTTGCTACTCCGTCGTGGACGCCCATTAGTGCCACGTAATAGTGCAGTGCTAGTGAAGCGAGAGCTGGTTTAA
- a CDS encoding acylphosphatase, giving the protein MSTCCVRAYVTGKVQGVWFRRSTQEQALQRGLTGYAKNLADGRVEVLLCGNSDAVSVLTEWLWEGPKGAQVTHVTIEVLDNHRAPDHFATY; this is encoded by the coding sequence ATGTCTACTTGTTGTGTACGTGCCTATGTGACAGGGAAGGTGCAGGGAGTGTGGTTTCGGCGTTCAACACAGGAACAAGCGCTGCAGCGGGGGCTGACGGGGTATGCCAAAAATCTAGCCGATGGGCGTGTCGAGGTATTGCTATGCGGCAATTCTGATGCCGTATCTGTGCTAACTGAATGGTTATGGGAAGGGCCAAAAGGAGCGCAGGTAACCCATGTCACCATTGAAGTGCTGGATAACCACCGCGCCCCTGATCATTTCGCCACCTATTAA
- a CDS encoding D-2-hydroxyacid dehydrogenase yields MPNAVMLDAESLGADIDLTAIRHIVSHLDVYQQSTSEQAGERLADADIAIVNKVMLNAETLASLPKLKLICVLATGLNNIDITTAKAQNIIVKNVTAYGTASVSQHSLMLMLALANRLPRYQADIARGEWQRSDFFCLQSHSTLQLSGKHLVMVGQGELGSEVARLAEAFGMKVTFAARPGNELDDKRPSLDDLLPTADIISLHCPLNETTKHLINRTRLINAKPSLLLINCARGGIIDEEAALEALRDGKIGGLAVDVLPTEPPKEGHPLLAALAEGEALNLIVTPHNAWITPEARQNIVALTADNIKQWQNEAS; encoded by the coding sequence ATGCCCAATGCGGTAATGCTGGATGCCGAGAGCTTAGGCGCGGATATTGATCTAACAGCAATTCGACACATTGTTAGTCATCTAGATGTGTATCAGCAAAGCACTTCGGAGCAGGCAGGTGAGCGCTTGGCAGATGCGGACATCGCGATCGTCAACAAGGTCATGCTAAATGCTGAAACACTGGCAAGCCTGCCTAAACTCAAGCTTATATGTGTGCTGGCTACAGGGCTTAACAACATTGATATCACTACTGCTAAAGCCCAAAATATTATTGTAAAAAACGTCACCGCCTACGGCACGGCTAGCGTTTCTCAGCACTCACTGATGCTTATGCTGGCATTAGCAAATCGATTGCCACGTTATCAAGCCGACATTGCTCGTGGAGAGTGGCAGCGCAGCGATTTCTTTTGCTTACAAAGCCACTCGACGCTGCAGCTTTCGGGTAAGCATCTGGTAATGGTAGGTCAAGGTGAGCTTGGCTCAGAAGTGGCGCGTTTAGCCGAAGCGTTTGGGATGAAGGTTACATTTGCCGCTCGGCCTGGAAATGAATTAGACGATAAACGGCCCTCTCTTGATGACTTATTACCAACGGCAGATATTATCAGCTTGCACTGCCCGCTTAACGAGACAACTAAGCACCTTATTAATCGCACACGATTGATAAACGCAAAACCATCATTGCTACTAATCAACTGTGCCCGAGGCGGTATCATCGATGAAGAAGCCGCGCTTGAGGCGCTTCGCGATGGCAAGATTGGTGGATTAGCGGTTGATGTGCTTCCCACAGAGCCGCCGAAAGAAGGACACCCTCTATTAGCAGCATTAGCCGAAGGCGAAGCACTCAATTTGATCGTGACCCCTCACAATGCCTGGATCACTCCTGAGGCTCGCCAGAACATTGTAGCGCTAACTGCTGATAATATTAAGCAATGGCAAAACGAGGCGAGCTGA
- a CDS encoding FmdB family zinc ribbon protein, translated as MPIYEYECKACGHRMEKLQKISADPLKDCPACQRASLERLVSAAGFRLAGGGWYETDFKTGSKKNLAAEGQSTSSTGATSDTSSTPTKKGAAA; from the coding sequence ATGCCCATCTATGAGTACGAGTGCAAGGCCTGCGGTCATCGCATGGAAAAATTGCAGAAAATCAGCGCGGATCCGCTTAAGGATTGCCCAGCGTGCCAGCGAGCAAGCCTTGAACGCTTGGTCTCAGCGGCTGGTTTCCGTCTTGCTGGCGGCGGTTGGTATGAAACCGATTTTAAAACAGGAAGTAAGAAAAACTTGGCTGCAGAAGGCCAATCTACTTCCAGCACTGGTGCCACAAGCGATACCAGTAGCACACCAACGAAAAAGGGCGCCGCGGCTTAG